The following proteins are encoded in a genomic region of Poecilia reticulata strain Guanapo linkage group LG11, Guppy_female_1.0+MT, whole genome shotgun sequence:
- the vps45 gene encoding vacuolar protein sorting-associated protein 45 isoform X1 yields MNVTLAVKQYISKMIENSGPGMKVLLMDKETTSIVSVVYTQSEILQKEVYLFERIDSQSRDSMKHLKAICFLRPTKENVQHLIQELRRPKYSVYFIYFSNVISKSEIKALAEADEQEVVAEIQEFYGDFIAVNPHLFSLNLQGVSRRRTDQVLSGRNRFPGRTWEPSMLSRCTQGLTSVLLALKKCPMIRYQLSSDMAKRLAESVKQIITKEYELFDFRKTEVPPLLLILDRSDDAITPLLNQWTYQAMVHELLGLNNNRIDLSRVPGISKDLREVVLSAENDEFYANNLYLNFGEIGTNIKNLMEDFQKKKPKEQQKLESISDMKAFVDNYPQFKKMSGTVSKHVTVVGELSRLVSERQLMEVSEVEQELACQNDHSNAQQNVRRLLQNPRVSELDAVRLVMLYALRYERHSSSILPSLMEELSRKGVSERYRRMVQSVVEYGGKRIRGSDLITPTDAVAITKQFFKGLKGVENVYTQHQPLLHDTLDQLIKGRLKDSQFPYLGASSLRDRPQDIMVFLIGGATYEEALTVYNLNRNTPGVRIVLGGSAIHNTKSFLEEVMLATGHSGDRAQGSGRHSTRR; encoded by the exons ATGAACGTGACGCTCGCGGTGAAGCAGTACATCTCCAAAATGATCGAGAACAGCGGGCCCGGGATGAAGGTCCTGCTCATGGACAAGGAGACG aCCAGCATAGTGAGCGTGGTTTACACCCAGTCTGAAATCCTGCAGAAGGAGGTTTACCTGTTTGAACGGATCGACTCTCAGAGCAGAGACAGCATGAAGCACCTGAAGGCCATCTGCTTCCTTCGTCCAACCAAG GAGAATGTGCAGCATCTAATCCAGGAGCTAAGAAGACCAAAGTACAGCGTTTACTTCATCT ACTTCAGCAATGTGATCAGTAAGAGTGAAATCAAAGCTCTGGCCGAGGCAgatgaacaggaagtggtggcTGAAATCCAG gagtTTTATGGAGATTTCATCGCTGTGAATCCTCACCTGTTTTCTCTCAACCTGCAGGGAGTTTCCCGG AGACGCACCGATCAGGTTTTATCTGGCCGAAACCGTTTCCCG ggtCGGACCTGGGAACCCTCCATGTTGTCGCGCTGCACGCAGGGTTTGACCTCCGTCCTGCTCGCTCTGAAGAAATGTCCAATGATCCGCTACCAGCTGTCCTCTGACATGGCCAAACGCCTCGCAGAAAGTGTCAAG CAAATCATCACGAAGGAATATGAGCTGTTTGACTTCAGGAAGACTGAagttcctcctctgctgctgatcCTCGACCGCAGCGACGACGCCATCACACCGCTGCTCAACCAG TGGACGTACCAGGCGATGGTCCACGAGCTGCTGGGTCTGAACAACAACCGGATCGACCTGTCCAGAGTCCCGGGGATCAGCAAAGACCTGCGGGAAGTGGTGCTGTCCGCCGAGAACGACGAGTTTTACGCCAAC AACTTGTACCTGAATTTCGGGGAAATCGGCACCAACATAAAGAACCTGATGGAAGATTTCCAGAAAAAGAAACCCAAAGAGCAACAGAAGCTGGAGTCCATTTCTGACATGAAG GCGTTTGTGGACAACTACCCTCAGTTTAAGAAGATGTCGGGAACCGTGTCGAAGCACGTGACGGTGGTGGGGGAGCTTTCCCGCCTGGTGTCTGAGCGGCAGCTGATGGAGGTGTCGGAGGTGGAGCAGGAGCTGGCTTGTCAGAACGACCACTCCAACGCTCAGCAG AACGTTCGGCGGCTGCTGCAGAATCCTCGGGTTTCGGAGCTGGACGCCGTCCGTCTCGTCATGCTCTACGCTTTGAGGTATGAGcgccacagcagcagcatcctccCGTCGCTGATGGAGGAGCTGAGCAGGAAGGGAGTGTCTGAACGCTACCGCAGG ATGGTTCAATCAGTTGTGGAGTACGGCGGGAAGAGAATCAGAGGAAGTGACCTCATCACACCGACGGATGCTGTCGCCATCACCAAACAGTTTTTCAAAGGACTAAAG GGCGTAGAGAACGTGTATACACAGCATCAGCCTCTGCTGCACGACACTCTGGATCAGCTGATTAAAGGTCGACTCAAAGACAGTCAGTTCCCGTACCTGGGAGCCAGCAGCCTGAGAGACAG GCCTCAGGACATTATGGTGTTCCTGATCGGTGGAGCGACGTATGAAGAAGCTTTGACTGTTTACAACCTGAATCGTAACACTCCGGGGGTTCGGATTGTGCTGGGAGGAAGCGCTATCCACAACACTAAGAG ttttcttGAAGAGGTGATGCTGGCGACGGGTCACAGCGGTGACAGAGCACAGGGAAGTGGACGCCACTCCACCAGGCGATGA
- the vps45 gene encoding vacuolar protein sorting-associated protein 45 isoform X2, protein MNVTLAVKQYISKMIENSGPGMKVLLMDKETTSIVSVVYTQSEILQKEVYLFERIDSQSRDSMKHLKAICFLRPTKENVQHLIQELRRPKYSVYFIYFSNVISKSEIKALAEADEQEVVAEIQEFYGDFIAVNPHLFSLNLQGVSRGRTWEPSMLSRCTQGLTSVLLALKKCPMIRYQLSSDMAKRLAESVKQIITKEYELFDFRKTEVPPLLLILDRSDDAITPLLNQWTYQAMVHELLGLNNNRIDLSRVPGISKDLREVVLSAENDEFYANNLYLNFGEIGTNIKNLMEDFQKKKPKEQQKLESISDMKAFVDNYPQFKKMSGTVSKHVTVVGELSRLVSERQLMEVSEVEQELACQNDHSNAQQNVRRLLQNPRVSELDAVRLVMLYALRYERHSSSILPSLMEELSRKGVSERYRRMVQSVVEYGGKRIRGSDLITPTDAVAITKQFFKGLKGVENVYTQHQPLLHDTLDQLIKGRLKDSQFPYLGASSLRDRPQDIMVFLIGGATYEEALTVYNLNRNTPGVRIVLGGSAIHNTKSFLEEVMLATGHSGDRAQGSGRHSTRR, encoded by the exons ATGAACGTGACGCTCGCGGTGAAGCAGTACATCTCCAAAATGATCGAGAACAGCGGGCCCGGGATGAAGGTCCTGCTCATGGACAAGGAGACG aCCAGCATAGTGAGCGTGGTTTACACCCAGTCTGAAATCCTGCAGAAGGAGGTTTACCTGTTTGAACGGATCGACTCTCAGAGCAGAGACAGCATGAAGCACCTGAAGGCCATCTGCTTCCTTCGTCCAACCAAG GAGAATGTGCAGCATCTAATCCAGGAGCTAAGAAGACCAAAGTACAGCGTTTACTTCATCT ACTTCAGCAATGTGATCAGTAAGAGTGAAATCAAAGCTCTGGCCGAGGCAgatgaacaggaagtggtggcTGAAATCCAG gagtTTTATGGAGATTTCATCGCTGTGAATCCTCACCTGTTTTCTCTCAACCTGCAGGGAGTTTCCCGG ggtCGGACCTGGGAACCCTCCATGTTGTCGCGCTGCACGCAGGGTTTGACCTCCGTCCTGCTCGCTCTGAAGAAATGTCCAATGATCCGCTACCAGCTGTCCTCTGACATGGCCAAACGCCTCGCAGAAAGTGTCAAG CAAATCATCACGAAGGAATATGAGCTGTTTGACTTCAGGAAGACTGAagttcctcctctgctgctgatcCTCGACCGCAGCGACGACGCCATCACACCGCTGCTCAACCAG TGGACGTACCAGGCGATGGTCCACGAGCTGCTGGGTCTGAACAACAACCGGATCGACCTGTCCAGAGTCCCGGGGATCAGCAAAGACCTGCGGGAAGTGGTGCTGTCCGCCGAGAACGACGAGTTTTACGCCAAC AACTTGTACCTGAATTTCGGGGAAATCGGCACCAACATAAAGAACCTGATGGAAGATTTCCAGAAAAAGAAACCCAAAGAGCAACAGAAGCTGGAGTCCATTTCTGACATGAAG GCGTTTGTGGACAACTACCCTCAGTTTAAGAAGATGTCGGGAACCGTGTCGAAGCACGTGACGGTGGTGGGGGAGCTTTCCCGCCTGGTGTCTGAGCGGCAGCTGATGGAGGTGTCGGAGGTGGAGCAGGAGCTGGCTTGTCAGAACGACCACTCCAACGCTCAGCAG AACGTTCGGCGGCTGCTGCAGAATCCTCGGGTTTCGGAGCTGGACGCCGTCCGTCTCGTCATGCTCTACGCTTTGAGGTATGAGcgccacagcagcagcatcctccCGTCGCTGATGGAGGAGCTGAGCAGGAAGGGAGTGTCTGAACGCTACCGCAGG ATGGTTCAATCAGTTGTGGAGTACGGCGGGAAGAGAATCAGAGGAAGTGACCTCATCACACCGACGGATGCTGTCGCCATCACCAAACAGTTTTTCAAAGGACTAAAG GGCGTAGAGAACGTGTATACACAGCATCAGCCTCTGCTGCACGACACTCTGGATCAGCTGATTAAAGGTCGACTCAAAGACAGTCAGTTCCCGTACCTGGGAGCCAGCAGCCTGAGAGACAG GCCTCAGGACATTATGGTGTTCCTGATCGGTGGAGCGACGTATGAAGAAGCTTTGACTGTTTACAACCTGAATCGTAACACTCCGGGGGTTCGGATTGTGCTGGGAGGAAGCGCTATCCACAACACTAAGAG ttttcttGAAGAGGTGATGCTGGCGACGGGTCACAGCGGTGACAGAGCACAGGGAAGTGGACGCCACTCCACCAGGCGATGA
- the LOC103472555 gene encoding saxitoxin and tetrodotoxin-binding protein 1-like encodes MKLHATGPLLVLMLVLMLLSCSAAEECNLPPKLQRQDLPKLTEVRWVLVQAIADYPAGEELMKNANSSVMELKLKENNESFLFVERNIVAGNCLIFRGNLSVPDPETSNHTLLLDADGVREFGGVVTPYDDKGRADVHQACPNCLLVFYRGVFAGTPGRMLLIYRSEGKHLDAEELKAAESEHRRMAECLKFNVRTSFRYDGKADFCLEMKEETEA; translated from the exons ATGAAGCTTCACGCCACTGGacctctgctggttctgatgctggttctgatgctgctcaGCTGCAGCGCTGCTGAAGAATGCAACCTGCCGCCAAAGCTGCAACGACAGGACTTACCCAAG TTGACAGAGGTCCGGTGGGTTCTGGTTCAGGCGATAGCCGACTATCCAGCAGGCGAGGAGCTGATGAAGAACGCCAACAGCTCCGTCATGGAGCTGAAGCTCAAAGAAAACAACGAGAGCTTCCTGTTTGTTGAGCGAAACATCGT agctggaAACTGTCTCATCTTCCGTGGGAACCTGTCGGTCCCAGATCCTGAGACATCCAACCACACGCTCCTTCTGGATGCTGATG GCGTGCGGGAGTTTGGCGGTGTGGTGACTCCATACGATGACAAAGGTCGAGCGGACGTCCACCAGGCCTGTCCGAACTGCCTGCTTGTCTTCTACCGCGGAGTGTTTGCGGGAACGCCGGGGAGGATGCTGCTCATTTACA gaagtgaggggAAACACCTGGATGCTGAGGAGCTGAAAGCTGCTGAGAGCGAACACAGGAGGATGGCCGAGTGCCTCAAGTTCAACGTCAGGACGAGTTTCCGCTACGACGGGAAGGCAG atttTTGCCTGGAAATGAAGGAAGAAACAGAAGCCTGA